The following coding sequences lie in one Bordetella genomosp. 9 genomic window:
- a CDS encoding disulfide bond formation protein B: protein MQFASRAAHPASAFLNAVALLAVTAALIAAFVWQFLFDELPCPLCLLQRAAFVLAGAGLLLNLRFGASPAHYAMVIAASLGGAAVSARQILLHQAPGDPGYGSVLLGLHFYTWALAGFLALIAYCAVMLALDRKAGDNAQPRRAGILAGVIMWVFFLVVLANAASTTLQCGLGPCPDDPTGYDLLSWW from the coding sequence ATGCAATTCGCCTCGCGCGCCGCGCATCCGGCGTCGGCCTTCCTCAATGCCGTGGCCCTGCTGGCCGTGACGGCCGCGCTCATCGCGGCTTTCGTCTGGCAATTTCTTTTCGATGAACTGCCTTGCCCGCTGTGCCTGCTGCAGCGGGCAGCCTTCGTGCTGGCCGGCGCCGGGCTGTTGCTGAACCTGCGTTTCGGCGCATCGCCGGCGCACTATGCCATGGTGATCGCCGCCTCGCTGGGCGGCGCTGCGGTTTCGGCGCGGCAAATCCTGCTGCATCAGGCGCCGGGGGATCCGGGCTACGGCTCGGTTTTGCTGGGCCTGCACTTCTATACCTGGGCGCTGGCTGGCTTTCTTGCGCTGATCGCTTATTGCGCCGTCATGCTCGCGCTCGATCGCAAGGCCGGCGACAATGCGCAGCCGCGCCGGGCCGGCATCCTGGCGGGCGTCATCATGTGGGTGTTCTTCCTGGTCGTGCTGGCCAACGCCGCCAGCACGACGCTCCAATGCGGCCTGGGACCGTGTCCCGACGATCCGACCGGGTACGACCTGCTGTCCTGGTGGTGA
- the fba gene encoding class II fructose-bisphosphate aldolase (catalyzes the reversible aldol condensation of dihydroxyacetonephosphate and glyceraldehyde 3-phosphate in the Calvin cycle, glycolysis, and/or gluconeogenesis), with translation MALVSMRQLLDHAAENGYGIPAFNVNNLEQVQAIMEAADETNSPVIMQASAGARKYAGEGFLKYLIQAAVESYPHIPVVMHQDHGQSPKVCQGAIDLGFSSVMMDGSLKEDGKTIADYDYNVEVTRKVVEMAHQVGVTVEGELGCLGSLETMKGDKEDGHGAEGTMTREQLLTDPEQAADFVRKTQLDALAIAIGTSHGAYKFTRKPTGDILSIERIKEIHRRLPNTHLVMHGSSSVPQELLAEIREFGGDMKETYGVPVEEIQEAIKYGVRKVNIDTDIRLAMTGAIRRFFAENPSKFDPREYLKPARAAAKAICVKRYTEFGTAGNASKIKAIPLQEMAQRYAAGQLAQVVQ, from the coding sequence ATGGCCCTAGTTTCCATGCGCCAACTGCTCGATCATGCCGCCGAAAACGGCTACGGCATTCCGGCGTTCAACGTCAACAACCTGGAGCAGGTCCAGGCCATCATGGAGGCGGCCGACGAAACCAACAGCCCGGTGATCATGCAGGCGTCGGCCGGCGCCCGGAAGTATGCCGGCGAAGGTTTCCTCAAGTACCTGATCCAGGCCGCGGTGGAGTCGTACCCCCACATTCCCGTCGTGATGCACCAGGATCACGGTCAATCGCCCAAGGTCTGCCAGGGCGCCATCGACCTGGGTTTTTCCAGCGTCATGATGGACGGCTCGCTGAAGGAAGACGGCAAGACCATCGCCGACTATGACTACAACGTCGAGGTCACGCGCAAGGTCGTGGAAATGGCGCACCAGGTCGGCGTGACCGTGGAAGGCGAACTGGGCTGCCTGGGCTCGCTGGAAACCATGAAGGGCGACAAGGAAGACGGTCACGGCGCCGAAGGCACCATGACGCGCGAGCAGCTGCTGACCGATCCGGAGCAGGCGGCCGACTTCGTCCGCAAGACGCAGCTGGACGCGCTGGCGATCGCCATCGGCACCAGCCACGGCGCCTACAAGTTCACGCGCAAGCCCACCGGCGACATCCTGTCGATCGAGCGCATCAAGGAAATCCACCGCCGCCTGCCCAATACCCACCTGGTGATGCACGGCAGCTCCAGCGTGCCGCAGGAGTTGCTGGCGGAAATCCGCGAATTCGGCGGCGACATGAAGGAAACCTACGGCGTGCCCGTCGAGGAAATCCAGGAAGCCATCAAGTACGGCGTGCGCAAGGTCAACATCGATACGGACATCCGCCTGGCGATGACCGGCGCCATTCGCCGCTTCTTCGCGGAAAACCCGTCCAAGTTCGACCCGCGCGAATACCTCAAGCCGGCGCGCGCGGCCGCCAAGGCCATCTGTGTGAAGCGCTACACCGAGTTCGGCACGGCCGGCAACGCCAGCAAGATCAAGGCGATTCCGCTGCAGGAAATGGCCCAGCGCTACGCCGCCGGCCAGCTGGCGCAGGTCGTGCAGTAA
- a CDS encoding YfiR family protein, translated as MIGRHARRFWLPALIVLTHATAAGAAPPPPAKADGRATAVSQVVTGILSYSRWPAPPQPVRLCVVGDPAYAGELLKGRAGTPALAVQARRAADDGTLAAECDAVYLGGVSEDARRHVLQGIVGRPVVSIVEDDPECAVAAMFCLDVQPDRVHFQINLDSVARSGVRIHPNVLQLSRRRPSQ; from the coding sequence ATGATAGGTCGACACGCACGGCGGTTCTGGTTGCCTGCGCTGATCGTTCTGACCCATGCGACCGCCGCGGGTGCCGCGCCGCCCCCTCCGGCGAAAGCGGATGGCCGCGCGACGGCCGTCAGCCAGGTCGTCACGGGAATCCTCAGTTATTCGCGCTGGCCGGCGCCACCGCAGCCCGTCCGTTTGTGCGTCGTAGGCGACCCCGCCTACGCCGGCGAACTGCTGAAAGGCCGCGCGGGCACGCCGGCGCTCGCGGTGCAGGCCCGCCGCGCGGCGGACGACGGCACGCTGGCTGCCGAATGCGATGCGGTCTACCTGGGCGGCGTCAGCGAGGACGCCCGCCGGCATGTGCTGCAAGGCATCGTCGGCCGGCCCGTGGTGAGCATCGTGGAAGACGACCCCGAATGCGCCGTCGCCGCCATGTTCTGTCTCGACGTACAGCCCGACCGCGTGCACTTCCAGATCAATCTCGACTCCGTGGCGCGCAGCGGCGTTCGCATCCATCCCAACGTGCTGCAGCTTTCCCGTCGCAGGCCGTCTCAATGA
- the phnL gene encoding phosphonate C-P lyase system protein PhnL, with the protein MIEARGLSKFFTLHNQGGITLPVLRDVSFDAARGECLVLAGPSGTGKSTLLRCLYGNYLATAGSIRVRDGDEWVTLTGAPEQRILRLRRNVIGYVSQFLRAVPRVAALDVVAEPLRQQGVAAATARARAAELLERLRLPRRLWDLPPATFSGGEQQRVNIARGLIGGHPILLLDEPTASLDAGNRQVVVDLIRDAVAGGRCVVGIFHDEAVRDAVATRILPLEPAVAAVQE; encoded by the coding sequence ATGATCGAAGCCCGCGGGCTTTCCAAGTTTTTTACGCTGCACAACCAGGGCGGCATTACGCTGCCCGTGCTGCGCGACGTGTCGTTCGACGCCGCGCGGGGCGAGTGCCTGGTGCTGGCCGGGCCGTCCGGCACCGGCAAGAGCACCTTGCTGCGGTGCCTGTACGGGAACTACCTGGCCACGGCGGGCAGCATCCGCGTGCGCGATGGCGACGAATGGGTGACGCTGACCGGCGCGCCGGAACAGCGCATTCTGCGGCTGCGGCGCAACGTGATCGGCTACGTCAGCCAGTTTCTGCGCGCCGTGCCGCGTGTCGCGGCCCTGGACGTGGTGGCCGAGCCGCTGCGCCAGCAAGGCGTGGCCGCCGCGACGGCCCGGGCACGCGCGGCCGAACTGCTGGAGCGCCTGCGCCTGCCGCGCCGCCTGTGGGATCTGCCGCCCGCCACGTTCTCAGGCGGCGAACAGCAGCGCGTGAACATTGCGCGCGGCCTGATCGGCGGTCATCCGATCCTGCTGCTGGATGAACCGACGGCGTCGCTGGACGCCGGCAACCGCCAGGTGGTGGTGGATCTGATTCGCGACGCCGTGGCCGGCGGCCGCTGCGTCGTCGGCATCTTCCATGACGAAGCCGTCCGCGACGCCGTCGCCACCCGTATTCTCCCCCTCGAACCCGCTGTTGCCGCCGTGCAGGAGTAA
- the phnK gene encoding phosphonate C-P lyase system protein PhnK, whose amino-acid sequence MTPPTPLLSVRDLTHTWDGVHGCRDIAFDLYPGEVLCVVGESGSGKSTLLQAVSCQVAPRAGTVRYALRDAGLTDLSTLSTAQLRLLARTDWGFVRQNPRDGLRMQVSAGANIAERLMAVGKRHYGDLREAAGGWLQKMEIDVGRLDDAPASFSGGMQQRLQIARNLVTQPRMVFMDEPTASLDVSVQARLLDLLRQLVADLNLAAIVVTHDLAVARLLAHRTLVMRGGRVVESGLTDQILDDPQHPYTQLLVSSILQG is encoded by the coding sequence ATGACGCCTCCGACCCCTTTGCTTTCCGTACGCGATCTGACACATACCTGGGACGGCGTCCACGGTTGCCGCGACATCGCTTTCGATCTTTACCCGGGCGAAGTCCTGTGCGTCGTGGGCGAGTCGGGTTCCGGCAAGAGCACGCTGCTGCAGGCGGTGTCCTGCCAGGTAGCGCCGCGTGCCGGCACCGTCCGCTACGCCTTGCGTGACGCCGGTCTCACCGATCTGTCCACCCTTTCCACGGCGCAACTGCGCCTGCTGGCGCGCACCGACTGGGGATTCGTGCGCCAGAACCCGCGCGACGGCCTGCGCATGCAGGTGAGCGCCGGCGCCAACATCGCGGAGCGCCTGATGGCCGTGGGCAAGCGTCACTACGGCGACCTGCGCGAGGCCGCCGGCGGATGGCTGCAGAAGATGGAAATCGACGTGGGCCGGCTCGACGATGCGCCCGCATCGTTTTCCGGCGGCATGCAGCAGCGGCTGCAGATCGCGCGCAACCTCGTCACGCAACCGCGCATGGTGTTCATGGATGAACCGACCGCGTCGCTCGACGTGTCGGTGCAGGCCCGGCTGCTTGACCTGCTGCGCCAGCTGGTGGCGGACCTGAACCTGGCCGCCATCGTGGTCACCCACGATCTTGCCGTGGCGCGCCTGCTGGCGCACCGGACGCTGGTCATGCGGGGCGGCCGCGTGGTGGAAAGCGGCCTGACCGACCAGATTCTGGACGATCCGCAGCACCCCTACACGCAGCTCCTCGTGTCCTCGATACTCCAGGGGTAG
- a CDS encoding alpha-D-ribose 1-methylphosphonate 5-triphosphate diphosphatase, giving the protein MPTTLLTRARVVLANDVLENASLLIEDDRIAAIEPENACADHVVDLRGQTLLPGLVDLHCDAIEKEAEPRARVLFPLEFAVAQVDRRNAAAGITTPYHAVSFANREWGVRNNETAAAVIRALHAFRPHGLVDNRVHCRYEVTDPHAVPVLAGLMDEGMVNLLSVMDHSPGQGQFKTLDAYLEYMMGNHGMSREQAEEAARAKADARDGAVGRVEQLLERARRHGIPTASHDDDSVHRIAAMRALGVAMSEFPITLDTAKAAVSCGLPTILGAPNVLRGQSQSGSMRAIDAIRAGVASCLCSDYQPSTLIAAAFVAARQASLPLPQAVALVTANPAKAAGLHDRGRIEAGLRADLVAVANVGAQVLVTQTWSAGRHVFSAQYPSANTVAPQTIDTPTAIAA; this is encoded by the coding sequence ATGCCGACCACCTTGCTGACCCGCGCCCGTGTCGTGCTCGCCAACGATGTCCTGGAGAATGCTTCCCTGCTGATCGAGGACGATCGCATCGCCGCCATCGAGCCCGAAAACGCGTGCGCCGACCATGTGGTGGATCTGCGCGGCCAGACCCTGCTGCCCGGATTGGTCGACCTGCATTGCGACGCCATAGAAAAAGAAGCGGAGCCGCGGGCACGGGTGCTGTTTCCGCTGGAGTTCGCCGTGGCGCAGGTCGACCGCCGCAACGCCGCGGCCGGCATTACCACGCCTTATCATGCCGTCTCCTTCGCCAATCGCGAATGGGGCGTGCGCAACAACGAAACGGCCGCCGCCGTGATCCGTGCCTTGCACGCTTTCCGTCCGCACGGGCTGGTGGACAACCGCGTCCACTGCCGCTACGAGGTCACCGATCCGCACGCCGTGCCGGTGCTGGCCGGCCTGATGGACGAAGGCATGGTGAACCTGCTGTCGGTCATGGATCACTCGCCCGGCCAGGGTCAGTTCAAGACGCTGGACGCGTATCTGGAATACATGATGGGCAACCACGGCATGAGCCGCGAGCAGGCCGAAGAGGCGGCCCGCGCCAAGGCCGACGCGCGCGATGGCGCCGTTGGCCGCGTGGAGCAGTTGCTGGAGCGCGCCCGCCGCCATGGCATTCCGACGGCGAGCCACGATGACGACTCCGTGCATCGCATCGCCGCCATGCGGGCGCTGGGTGTGGCCATGAGCGAATTCCCCATTACGCTCGACACCGCGAAGGCCGCGGTGTCCTGCGGTCTGCCGACCATACTGGGCGCGCCCAACGTGCTGCGCGGACAGAGCCAGAGCGGGTCCATGCGGGCGATCGATGCGATTCGCGCCGGCGTGGCCAGCTGCCTGTGCTCCGACTACCAGCCGTCCACGCTGATCGCGGCGGCATTTGTCGCGGCCAGGCAGGCCTCCCTTCCGCTGCCGCAGGCCGTCGCGCTGGTAACGGCCAACCCCGCCAAGGCGGCAGGCCTGCACGACCGCGGCCGGATTGAAGCCGGCCTGCGCGCAGACCTGGTCGCCGTGGCCAACGTGGGAGCCCAGGTCCTCGTCACCCAAACCTGGAGCGCCGGCCGCCACGTATTCTCCGCGCAGTACCCATCAGCAAACACCGTCGCGCCCCAAACCATCGACACGCCAACCGCCATCGCCGCATAA
- a CDS encoding DUF5993 family protein codes for MMLPFVLGMLAVWFGIRGKRGACFALWVLSLIVLAAWARYHMTDAMPLAL; via the coding sequence ATGATGCTGCCGTTCGTACTCGGCATGCTGGCGGTGTGGTTCGGGATACGGGGCAAGCGCGGCGCATGCTTTGCGCTGTGGGTGTTGAGTCTTATCGTGCTGGCGGCGTGGGCCCGTTATCACATGACCGACGCGATGCCGCTGGCGCTCTGA
- a CDS encoding carbon-phosphorus lyase complex subunit PhnI, whose protein sequence is MYVAVKGGERAILNSYRMLDSYRRGDTAVPALTLAQIREQMPLAVSRVMAEGSLYDPHLAALAIKQAAGDLIEAVFLLRAYRTTLPRFGYTQPVDTARMGLQRRISATFKDVPGGQVLGPTYDYTQRLLDFSLEDDTQPPAPLPPAEEPIAARMPRVTDLLARDGLVEDETAPPGDPAPFDLTRQPLTFPASRAARLQNLARADEGYLLSMGYSTQRGYGNTHPFAAELRYGTVEIEMFVEELGFAVTLGEIDVTECQMVSQFAGSGQDAPRFTRGYGLVFGYGERKAMSMALVDRALRAAELGEAADAPANDHEFVLYHSDNVEASGFVQHLKLPHYVDFQANLELVRRLRAEHGQDRGGCAADTAPAGKAATQDRPQSAGVASTLDEAIAS, encoded by the coding sequence ATGTATGTAGCTGTGAAAGGCGGCGAGCGCGCCATCCTGAATTCCTATCGGATGCTGGACAGCTATCGGCGCGGCGACACCGCCGTGCCGGCGCTGACACTGGCGCAGATTCGCGAGCAGATGCCGCTGGCGGTGTCGCGCGTCATGGCGGAAGGTTCGTTGTACGACCCGCATCTGGCGGCCTTGGCCATCAAGCAGGCCGCCGGCGATCTAATCGAAGCGGTTTTCCTGCTGCGCGCCTACCGTACCACCTTGCCGCGCTTCGGCTACACGCAGCCCGTGGATACGGCGCGCATGGGGCTGCAGCGGCGTATCTCCGCCACCTTCAAGGACGTGCCCGGCGGGCAGGTGCTGGGTCCTACGTACGACTACACGCAACGCCTGCTGGACTTCAGCCTGGAAGACGACACCCAGCCTCCCGCGCCGCTACCGCCCGCCGAAGAACCCATTGCCGCGCGTATGCCGCGCGTGACGGATCTGCTGGCCCGGGACGGGCTGGTGGAAGACGAGACGGCGCCGCCGGGCGATCCGGCGCCCTTCGATCTGACCCGGCAGCCCCTGACGTTTCCCGCATCGCGCGCGGCGCGGCTGCAGAACCTGGCGCGCGCCGATGAAGGCTATCTGCTTTCCATGGGGTATTCCACCCAGCGCGGCTATGGCAATACGCATCCGTTCGCGGCGGAGCTTCGCTACGGTACGGTGGAAATCGAGATGTTCGTCGAAGAACTGGGTTTCGCCGTGACGCTTGGCGAAATCGACGTGACGGAATGCCAGATGGTCAGCCAGTTCGCCGGCAGCGGACAGGATGCGCCGCGCTTCACCCGCGGCTATGGGCTGGTCTTCGGCTATGGCGAGCGCAAGGCCATGTCGATGGCCCTGGTCGACCGCGCCTTGCGCGCGGCCGAGCTGGGCGAAGCCGCGGACGCGCCCGCCAACGATCACGAATTCGTGCTCTATCACAGCGACAACGTCGAGGCGTCCGGGTTCGTGCAGCACCTGAAACTGCCGCACTACGTCGATTTCCAGGCCAACCTAGAGCTCGTGCGCCGTTTGCGCGCCGAACACGGGCAAGATCGCGGCGGGTGCGCCGCGGACACCGCTCCGGCCGGAAAGGCGGCCACCCAGGACCGCCCGCAGTCCGCCGGCGTTGCTTCCACCCTGGATGAGGCCATTGCATCATGA
- a CDS encoding phosphoribosylaminoimidazolesuccinocarboxamide synthase has product MTSALHQSSIRSLPLLGRGKVRDMYAVGDDKLLIVASDRISAFDVILDDPIPGKGQVLTALTEFWLSRLAHIIPNHSTGVAAEDVVAPDEVDQVKGRAVVVKRLKPILVEAVARGYLIGSGWKDYQATGAVCGIALPPGLQQAARLPEPIFTPAAKAEFGTHDENVDFAHVVREVGQDMAERIRDVTLRLYAEASAFAATKGIIIADTKFEFGLDNDGNLYLMDEVLTPDSSRFWPADSYRVGISPPSFDKQFVRDWLETQPWDKTPPAPRLPADVISKTAEKYREALDRLTA; this is encoded by the coding sequence GTGACATCTGCCCTGCATCAATCCAGTATCCGCTCCCTGCCCCTGCTGGGGCGCGGCAAGGTGCGCGACATGTACGCCGTCGGCGACGACAAGCTGCTCATCGTCGCCTCGGACCGCATTTCCGCCTTCGACGTCATCTTGGACGATCCCATCCCGGGCAAGGGCCAGGTGCTCACGGCGCTGACCGAGTTCTGGCTGTCCCGGCTAGCCCACATCATTCCCAACCATTCCACCGGCGTGGCGGCCGAAGACGTGGTCGCGCCCGACGAAGTGGATCAGGTAAAGGGACGCGCCGTGGTCGTCAAGCGGCTCAAGCCCATCCTGGTCGAGGCGGTCGCGCGCGGCTACCTGATCGGGTCCGGGTGGAAGGACTATCAGGCGACCGGCGCGGTCTGCGGCATCGCGCTGCCCCCCGGTCTGCAGCAGGCGGCCCGGCTTCCCGAGCCCATTTTCACGCCCGCCGCCAAAGCGGAGTTCGGCACCCACGATGAAAACGTCGATTTCGCCCACGTCGTGCGCGAGGTCGGCCAGGACATGGCCGAACGCATTCGCGACGTCACGTTGCGGCTGTATGCGGAAGCGTCGGCGTTCGCCGCGACCAAGGGCATCATCATCGCCGACACCAAGTTCGAGTTCGGCCTGGACAATGACGGCAATCTGTACCTGATGGACGAAGTGCTGACGCCCGATTCGTCGCGCTTCTGGCCGGCCGACAGCTATCGCGTGGGCATCAGCCCGCCGTCCTTCGACAAGCAGTTCGTGCGCGATTGGCTGGAAACCCAGCCCTGGGACAAAACGCCGCCGGCGCCGCGGCTGCCCGCCGACGTCATCTCGAAGACCGCCGAAAAATACCGCGAGGCGCTGGACCGGCTGACGGCCTGA
- a CDS encoding OmpA family protein yields MSPLSWTVWLLCAALLLAGCQTVHKGLTPAQIAVLKEEGFKETDEGWELGLSDKVLFDFDASTVKPEGRANVERLTRNLLRVGIDRMRLDGHTDNVGQAQYNDQLSLRRARAVADVVTAAGMPAANVQVRGLGAARPVADNGTAEGRAENRRVAIVITAE; encoded by the coding sequence ATGAGCCCGTTGAGCTGGACCGTTTGGCTGCTATGCGCAGCGCTGTTGCTGGCGGGTTGCCAGACGGTGCACAAGGGCCTGACGCCGGCGCAGATCGCCGTGCTGAAAGAGGAAGGCTTCAAGGAGACGGACGAAGGATGGGAGCTTGGCCTGTCCGACAAGGTGCTGTTCGACTTCGACGCCTCCACCGTGAAGCCCGAGGGCCGGGCGAACGTCGAACGGCTGACCCGCAATCTGCTGCGTGTCGGGATCGACCGCATGCGGCTGGACGGCCACACCGACAACGTCGGCCAGGCGCAGTACAACGACCAGCTCTCCCTGCGGCGCGCCCGTGCCGTGGCGGACGTGGTCACGGCCGCGGGCATGCCGGCGGCCAACGTTCAGGTGCGCGGCCTGGGGGCCGCGCGGCCCGTGGCGGACAACGGCACCGCGGAAGGCCGCGCGGAGAACCGCCGTGTCGCCATCGTGATCACGGCGGAATAA
- a CDS encoding diguanylate cyclase domain-containing protein: MRPDSTRPTLRQALRRLHLAVTLAAVGLVGVVLTVTGLIALRAYADHHQKLVARSIMYTVEAATVFRDRQAAREVLATIGGKEDVTSAVVYDADNAVLAEWHHPPSESFAWVRRQLERLLNPPPVYRAIEHQGQTVGYLLLVGRSASLVAFLIKGAGGVLACIVVAAGIAVWLSRRLSRQIERPLRDLARVAHAVRNDRAFSQRVPPARIADLHALGEDFNALLDELESWQTQWQRENASLAHKAAHDSLTGLPNRAHFEEQLDRAIHDAAVLNRRVAVLFLDSDRFKEVNDGLGHAAGDAVLVNIAARVRSQLREGDMVARLGGDEFAIMLSPLREISDAQRIADDILLGMRAPIRLPNGEDIVCSLSIGIAVFPDHADNANDLFDAADSAMYAAKRRGGGTQSTAQRTYRGARRA; encoded by the coding sequence ATGCGCCCCGACTCCACCCGCCCAACGCTGCGTCAGGCACTGCGGCGGCTCCATCTGGCCGTCACGCTGGCCGCCGTGGGCCTGGTCGGCGTCGTCCTGACCGTGACGGGGCTGATCGCCCTGCGCGCCTACGCCGACCATCACCAGAAGCTGGTCGCCCGCTCCATCATGTACACGGTCGAAGCCGCCACGGTGTTCCGCGACCGCCAGGCCGCGCGCGAGGTGCTTGCGACGATCGGCGGCAAGGAAGATGTCACGTCGGCCGTGGTGTACGACGCGGACAATGCGGTCCTGGCCGAATGGCATCACCCGCCCTCCGAAAGCTTCGCATGGGTACGCCGCCAGCTGGAGCGGCTGCTCAATCCGCCGCCCGTCTACCGCGCCATCGAGCATCAGGGACAGACCGTGGGGTATCTGCTGCTGGTCGGCCGATCGGCGAGCCTGGTGGCGTTCCTGATCAAGGGCGCGGGCGGCGTGCTGGCTTGCATCGTGGTGGCGGCAGGGATCGCCGTCTGGCTTTCGCGGCGGCTTTCGCGGCAGATCGAGCGGCCGCTGCGCGATCTGGCCCGCGTGGCGCATGCGGTCCGCAACGACCGCGCCTTTTCCCAGCGCGTGCCGCCCGCGCGGATCGCCGACCTGCACGCCCTGGGCGAGGACTTCAATGCGCTGCTGGACGAGCTGGAATCGTGGCAGACCCAGTGGCAGCGGGAAAATGCGTCGCTGGCGCACAAGGCCGCCCACGACAGCCTGACCGGCCTGCCCAACCGGGCGCACTTCGAGGAACAGCTGGACCGCGCCATCCATGATGCGGCGGTGTTGAACCGCCGCGTGGCCGTCCTGTTCCTGGACAGCGACCGCTTCAAGGAAGTCAACGACGGCCTGGGCCACGCCGCGGGCGATGCCGTGCTGGTCAACATTGCCGCCCGCGTGCGCAGCCAGCTGCGCGAAGGCGACATGGTGGCCCGCCTCGGGGGCGACGAATTCGCGATCATGCTTTCGCCGCTGCGCGAAATCTCGGACGCGCAGCGGATCGCCGACGACATCCTGCTTGGCATGCGCGCGCCCATCCGGCTGCCCAATGGCGAAGACATCGTCTGCTCCCTGAGCATCGGCATCGCCGTGTTTCCGGATCACGCGGACAACGCCAACGATCTCTTCGATGCCGCCGACAGCGCCATGTACGCCGCCAAGCGGCGCGGCGGCGGCACGCAATCCACGGCGCAGCGGACCTATCGGGGCGCGCGCCGTGCCTAG
- a CDS encoding alpha-D-ribose 1-methylphosphonate 5-phosphate C-P-lyase PhnJ, translating to MTTIEHADTAARTQARRDPHYNFGYLDESTKRMLRRALLKAVAIPGYQVPFGSREMPLPYGWGTGGIQVTAAIIGAGDVLKVIDQGSDDTTNAINIRRFFGRVTGVRTTESTHEATIVQTRHRIPETPLKEGQIMVFQVPIPEPLRWLEPSETETRTMHALAEYGGMHVKLYEDIARHGHIATTYDYPVLVNGRYLMRPSPIPKFDNPKLDGSPALMLFGAGREKRVYAVPPYTRVKSLDFEDHPFTVEKWNECCALCGSRESYLDEIILDDEGARRFVCSDTEYCADRRAAGHGAPAEENPA from the coding sequence ATGACGACCATCGAACACGCCGACACCGCGGCCCGCACGCAAGCCAGGCGCGATCCGCACTACAACTTCGGGTACCTGGACGAGTCCACCAAGCGCATGCTGCGCCGCGCGCTGCTCAAGGCCGTGGCGATCCCTGGCTATCAAGTCCCCTTCGGCAGCCGCGAAATGCCCTTGCCCTATGGCTGGGGCACGGGCGGCATCCAGGTGACGGCGGCCATCATCGGGGCCGGCGACGTGTTGAAGGTGATCGACCAGGGTTCGGACGACACCACCAACGCCATCAATATCCGCCGTTTCTTCGGGCGCGTAACGGGCGTGCGGACGACGGAGTCCACGCACGAGGCTACCATCGTCCAGACGCGGCACCGGATTCCGGAAACGCCGCTGAAAGAAGGCCAGATCATGGTCTTTCAGGTGCCGATTCCCGAGCCGCTGCGCTGGCTGGAGCCCAGCGAAACCGAAACGCGCACCATGCATGCCCTCGCCGAATACGGCGGTATGCACGTCAAGCTCTACGAGGATATCGCGCGGCACGGCCACATCGCCACCACGTACGACTATCCGGTGCTGGTGAACGGCCGCTATCTGATGCGCCCATCGCCCATTCCGAAGTTCGACAACCCCAAGCTGGACGGCAGCCCCGCCTTGATGCTGTTCGGCGCGGGCCGCGAAAAGCGCGTCTACGCGGTTCCCCCCTATACGCGTGTGAAGAGCCTGGATTTCGAGGATCACCCCTTCACGGTGGAAAAGTGGAACGAATGCTGCGCTTTGTGCGGATCGCGCGAAAGTTACCTGGATGAAATCATCCTCGACGATGAAGGCGCCCGCCGCTTCGTCTGTTCCGATACCGAGTACTGCGCGGACCGCCGCGCCGCGGGCCACGGCGCGCCCGCCGAGGAGAATCCGGCATGA